The genomic window GTTTAAAGATCGTTTCATTCGAAGATTTGAACGATTTTCCTTTATTCTGATAGAAAGCTTTTGCATAAAGAGATTCCGCAGCAACCGAAGTATTTGAAGATTTTTCAAGAGAAGCGTATGCAGTTTGTGCATCCTTGTCTTTTCCTGAATTCATCAAACTTCTCGCTTTGATTACTTTTGCCGTTTCAATTACAGCTGCAGAGTTTTTAGTATTGGCGATTACCGCATCCGCCAATTTTTCAGCCTGAGAGAAATTCTTTTCATCTGCATAAATTTTCATCAATTCTACATTCGCATAATTCTTAATGCTTACGTTGGATGAATTTTTAATGTTTTCCAGATATTTTTTAGCTTCCTGAGTATCTCCCTGCGTCACATAAATCTGTGCTAAACGGGTTTGCGCATCATCCTGATAATCATTCTGTACATTGGCAACTTCCTGTAAAACAAGCAATGCTTTTGTCGTATTATTGGTTTGGTAATAGCTTTCCCCTAATTCATATTTCGCCTGATAAAGCCCTTCTCCTGTTGGATTTTGTGTTAAATATTTCTCATAATAAGAAATGGCGCTCTTATAGTCTTTCTTCGTGAAATATTGTTTTGCTGTAGACAGATTAATTTCGTCAATTTCCGCAGCATCTACATTGATCCCGATATTTTTTGCAAAGCTTTCATATCCTGCAACATCACCATTTTTAGTGAAAATTGGTTTTGCAGCCTGAACAATTTTCTCTGCGTAAGGTGTATTTTTATATTGCTCACCCAAAGATTTCAATTCAGATAGTGCTTTATCATTCTGATTCTGGTCAATATAATTCTGCGCTCTATAAATAGAAGCATTAGCCACCAAATCTTTATCAGATGAAGTTTTAATGACCTTATTAAAGAAATCATTTGAATTATTAAAATCATCCTGAGCCGCATAAGCCGTTCCGATCTCATATTGAGCATCATCATAATATTCAGAACCCGGATATTTTGATAGAAGGCTGCTTAAATTGGTGATTTTCGCCTGAGTATCTCCTTTAAACCCTAAAGCCATCGCTTTTTGGTATAAAGTATAGTCTGTAGTATCTTCATTCTTATCATAAATGGCGATCGCTTCATTCAGATCATTATTTGCATAATGGATATCCGCTAAACGAAGTTCAGCATCATTTTTAAATTCAGGCTTCGGGTTGGTTAAGTATTGTTTAAAATACGTTGCCGCCTGATCGAATTTTTTAGATTTAAAATAAGCATATCCTAAATCGTAAGGCAGCTGCTGTTTTTCCGGGAAAGTTTCGTTCAACAATTTTTCATAACGAACAATGGCAGAAGGATAGTTTCCTTTTTGGTAGTATACCTGTCCTAGCCAATACAAAGCTCGGCTGTTGAATTCTTTGTTAATATCAAACTCTAAACTTCTCAGGAAATATTTTTCAGCTTCATCATAATTTCCTTTATTAAATTCTTCGGTTCCCAGTAAATAAGAAACTTCCTGGTCTACTTTATCAATATCCGGAGACGAAGTCTTCAGTTTATCTATCGCATTCAGCGTTTCCTTAAAGTTTCCGGAATACAGGTAAGATTTCACCAAAAGCGATCTCATTTCCGATGCATTTCCGGCATCCTGGTTTTCATTGATGTAATTCTGGATCACCGTAGAAGGACTTTCAAACGGGTTACCGATATCGTAGCTCAATTTTGCATATTGCTCGTGCGCCAGCTTTTTCACTTTCGGATCATAATTCATCTGGTAAGACGAACGGAATGCTGAAAGAGCTTCCTGTTTTTTATCTACTGCCAGATAAGCATTTCCAAGCTGATAGTACGCATTCTGAGCCAACGCAGAATTGCTGTTCAGTAACTGATTGTAATAAGAAACCGCTTCATCGTATTTTTTAAGCTGGGCTGCTACAAATCCCATCTCATATAAATCATTTTCAGATAGATTCTGCTGAACACTCAGATAGTCTTTTAAATGCGGATAAGCAGAATTATAATCATTCTTCATGAAATAGCTTTCACCAATGATCTTGTGAACCTCTGCTTTATAAGAATCCGAAATATCTTCATTCAGCAAAGCATTCCCCTCAGTAATCGCCTTATCATAATCCTTATCATTATAATACATCTGTACATAATACGGACGTACCAATTTGGAATACTTCGGCTGGTCTTTTACGGAATCAAAATACTGGAATGCCTTATCATTCTGTCTGTTTGAATAGTACAGATGTCCCAACATATAAGCAATATCGCCTTTTTGAGATTCATCCGCTGTTTTATAAGCTTCTTCCAGGGCATCTGTTGCACCTTTAGAGTCTCCCAACATAAATTTAGCATATCCTAATTTCAGAATATACTGTGTATTTTCCTCTTTTGAAAGCTGGTATTGGTTTACCTTTTTCAGCGTCTCCAAAGCCTTGTCAAAATCCTTTTTAGCCAAATAATAATCAGCCAAAGGAAGATTCGCCTGAGCAAAGTAAGCCGAATTAGGATATTCTTTCATAAAAGCAGTCAATCCCTCTTCCGCATGATTTTTCTGGAGGATCACCCCGATGATGTTATCAAAAAACTGCGCTGCTTCTTTTCTTGATCTGGACAAATTCTGATTATAAAAATATTGTCTCGCATATTCAAATTGCGAGGCATTATATATTTTGGTCTGATAAAGATTTTCAGCGAGATTGAATCTGTAATTTTCTTTTTGTGTAAAATATTGGGACTGCTGAGCCTCGGAAATTCCGAAATACACCACCGCAGCCGCTAGAAGTATTTTTTTTGATTTCATTAATATCAAATTTTAAAATGTTTAAGCCCTGAAACTTGGCTGAATATTTTAAACTGAAGGTGAATTTTATCCACAATTCATCAACGAAAATATTGAAAAGATATTGTATAAACAAGCGTTTTAACATATTGTTAATTTGTGGATTATTTTTTAATACTTCTTAACTTTTCTCCATAAGAAATCTTAAGAAAATCAAAATTATTTCAGAGAAATAATTACATTTGCTTTTTTCAAATCAAATATAAGATTGGATGAGTCAACTTTTTAGAAGGAAAATCTATTCAGAATCAGATACATCGACTAGCCTTTTGAGGGTTTTGGGTGTTTGGGATATTGTATTTTTCGGTATTGCAGCCATCATTGGTGCAGGAAGCTTCAGTAGTTTGGGAGAAGCCGTTTTCAGAGGAGGTCCCGGTGTTATTTTATTGTATTTGATTTGCGGCTTTGCCTGTGGTTTTACCGCTCTTTGCTATGCAGAATTTGCAAGTAGAATTCCTACCGCCGGCTCTGCTTACACCTATGCTTATGCCAGTTTCGGGGAATTAATTGCCTGGATTATCGGTTGGGCACTGATTATGGAGTATTCTTTCGGTAATATTTATGTTGCTTTTTCCTGGTCAGATTATTTTACCAGCTTTTTAGAGCGTTTGGGAATGCATATTCCGGATTACCTCACCTGCAGCTATACCGAAGCTAAAAAAGCCATCATGAACGGTTCTGAAAACAAAGAACTGCTTAACGCCTGGAAAACCGCACCGTTATTAGGAAGCTTAAAATTCATCGTTGATGTTCCCGCTTTGGTTATTAACGGATTGATTACCTGGTTATGCTACGTTGGGGTGAAAGAAAGTAAAAACTTCAACAATTCATTGGTTATCTTAAAATTAGCCGTAATCGTTTTAGTTGTTTTGGTAGGTTTTGCTTACATCAACACAGAAAACTGGACGCCGATAAGCCCTGAGACAGGAGCTCCTTCTTTCATGCCGAATGGCTTTGTAGGTGTGATGAGTGCCGTTTCCGGAGTATTCTTTGCCTATATCGGTTTTGATGCCTTAAGTGTACTTTCCGAAGAAACAAAAGATCCTCAGAAAACATTACCAAAAGGAATGATCATTTCTTTGGTTTTATGTACCGTTATTTATATCGCTTTAACGTTGGTTTTGACCGGAATGGTTGATTACAAAAAATTCGACGGTGTAGGAGATCCGCTTTCATTCATCTTTGAAAAAGGAAATGCCAATGTTGCCTGGATGGAGCTTACCGTTTCATTTATAGCGATTGTTGCGATTACTACAGTGCTTTTGGTTTTCCAGATGGGGCAGCCGAGAATCTGGTATGCTATGAGCCGTGACGGATTAATGCCTCAGAAATTCCAGAACGTACATCCAAAATACAAAACGCCTTCATTTGCTACCATTGTAACAGGTATTGTTGTAGGAGTTCCTATATTATTTACAGACAAAACATTCATTTTAGATTTTACGAGTATCGGAACTATTTTCGCATTTGTTTTAGTTTGCGCGGGTGTTTTAATGCTTCCGGCAAAAGAAAAAATAAAAGGGAGATTTCACTTACCGTACGTGAACGGAAAAATCATTTTCCCTGTTATTTTTATTGGAGGATTAATTGCTTTTTATCAATGGCAACCGGAATTCTTCCACAATTTAATGGACTGGAAAGATCCTAAGGAAGGTGAATTCAGAGCTTCAATTTTCTTTTTCATCCTGATCAATTTAGTCCTTTGTGTTTGGACTTTCGTTAAAAATTTATCTTTAATTCCGTTAATCGGTTTAAGCTCATGTTTATACCTTCTTACCGGAATGAGCCACGACAATTGGTTCTGGTTTGGACTTTGGTTCACTATCGGATTAGTTATTTACTTCTTCTACGGATATAAAAACAGTAAATTGGGTAAATCCTGATTTCTTAAAAACATAAAAATAAAAGCAAAGTTGTATATGCAGCTTTGCTTTTTTTATTTACAGCTTTCTTTAAAAATGGCGAACTTATTGCTGCTTTTTCTGCAAAGATCAACACCATGCCTGAAAGAATTAAAACCTTCAAAGAATTTTACCTGTTCTATCTTACCGAACACCGTAAAACAGGAACAAGGATTTTCCATTTCATCGGCACTCTCCTT from Chryseobacterium camelliae includes these protein-coding regions:
- a CDS encoding APC family permease yields the protein MSQLFRRKIYSESDTSTSLLRVLGVWDIVFFGIAAIIGAGSFSSLGEAVFRGGPGVILLYLICGFACGFTALCYAEFASRIPTAGSAYTYAYASFGELIAWIIGWALIMEYSFGNIYVAFSWSDYFTSFLERLGMHIPDYLTCSYTEAKKAIMNGSENKELLNAWKTAPLLGSLKFIVDVPALVINGLITWLCYVGVKESKNFNNSLVILKLAVIVLVVLVGFAYINTENWTPISPETGAPSFMPNGFVGVMSAVSGVFFAYIGFDALSVLSEETKDPQKTLPKGMIISLVLCTVIYIALTLVLTGMVDYKKFDGVGDPLSFIFEKGNANVAWMELTVSFIAIVAITTVLLVFQMGQPRIWYAMSRDGLMPQKFQNVHPKYKTPSFATIVTGIVVGVPILFTDKTFILDFTSIGTIFAFVLVCAGVLMLPAKEKIKGRFHLPYVNGKIIFPVIFIGGLIAFYQWQPEFFHNLMDWKDPKEGEFRASIFFFILINLVLCVWTFVKNLSLIPLIGLSSCLYLLTGMSHDNWFWFGLWFTIGLVIYFFYGYKNSKLGKS
- a CDS encoding tetratricopeptide repeat protein, translating into MKSKKILLAAAVVYFGISEAQQSQYFTQKENYRFNLAENLYQTKIYNASQFEYARQYFYNQNLSRSRKEAAQFFDNIIGVILQKNHAEEGLTAFMKEYPNSAYFAQANLPLADYYLAKKDFDKALETLKKVNQYQLSKEENTQYILKLGYAKFMLGDSKGATDALEEAYKTADESQKGDIAYMLGHLYYSNRQNDKAFQYFDSVKDQPKYSKLVRPYYVQMYYNDKDYDKAITEGNALLNEDISDSYKAEVHKIIGESYFMKNDYNSAYPHLKDYLSVQQNLSENDLYEMGFVAAQLKKYDEAVSYYNQLLNSNSALAQNAYYQLGNAYLAVDKKQEALSAFRSSYQMNYDPKVKKLAHEQYAKLSYDIGNPFESPSTVIQNYINENQDAGNASEMRSLLVKSYLYSGNFKETLNAIDKLKTSSPDIDKVDQEVSYLLGTEEFNKGNYDEAEKYFLRSLEFDINKEFNSRALYWLGQVYYQKGNYPSAIVRYEKLLNETFPEKQQLPYDLGYAYFKSKKFDQAATYFKQYLTNPKPEFKNDAELRLADIHYANNDLNEAIAIYDKNEDTTDYTLYQKAMALGFKGDTQAKITNLSSLLSKYPGSEYYDDAQYEIGTAYAAQDDFNNSNDFFNKVIKTSSDKDLVANASIYRAQNYIDQNQNDKALSELKSLGEQYKNTPYAEKIVQAAKPIFTKNGDVAGYESFAKNIGINVDAAEIDEINLSTAKQYFTKKDYKSAISYYEKYLTQNPTGEGLYQAKYELGESYYQTNNTTKALLVLQEVANVQNDYQDDAQTRLAQIYVTQGDTQEAKKYLENIKNSSNVSIKNYANVELMKIYADEKNFSQAEKLADAVIANTKNSAAVIETAKVIKARSLMNSGKDKDAQTAYASLEKSSNTSVAAESLYAKAFYQNKGKSFKSSNETIFKLANNYASEEYWGAKALVLMAKNYLGLKDNYQASYTCDQIIENYKDFPEIVAEAKEVKKQIKK